From the genome of Oceanococcus atlanticus:
GCTCACCGCTACGGTAAGCCTTGAGCTGTGCGGCGGTGTATTGCGCATGCTGACCGTGGATCGCCGGATAGCCGGCAGCGGCGTTCCCGGCACCTTGCGGCCCATGACACGCGGAGCAGGCCGGGATACCGGCTTCGGCACGACCGCCCCGGTACAGCGCTTCAGCCTGCTTGGCCAGATCGGGGTTAGCGACACCCGGTTTGAGCGGCTGTGCTGCAAAATAAGCGGCCAGATCCTTCATGTCCTGGTCGGACAGTGACATCACCTGGCCCATCATGATCGGATTTTTGCGCTCGCCGGATTTGTAGGCGTGCAACTGGTTTTCCAGATAACTTGCGTGCTGACCCGCAAGCTTCGGCCATTCGCCATTCGTGCTGTTGCCATCCGCGCCGTGGCAGGCTGCACACACGGCCGACTTAGTTTTGCCGGCAGCAGCGTCGCCGCCCTGGGCAGCGTGCGAAGATTCAGCGGCCATGGCCGTTGTGCATCCCAGACCCAGGATCAGGGCCGTCACCAGCGAAACGCGCGTCATCGTGAAGAAACTCCTAATAGCAACGCGGTGACCACGGCCACCGGTTTTTCAATTATTGTGATGAAGATGCGAGATTTTAACCTATGAGTGAAGCTGCGAGAAACGCAGAACTTGCGCGCCTGTGGCGCAGCGCGGCTTTTGTGCTGTCGGCGGCGCGTTTGCCGGACCTGCCGCGCGGTGGTCGTGAGGTCGCCTTTGCCGGACGTTCCAATGCTGGAAAGTCGAGCGCGCTGAACGCGCTAACCGGGCAGAACAGTTTGGCCCGGACCAGTAAAACACCCGGACGCACACAGCTGATTAACCTGTTCACGCTGGGCGAGGTTGGCCATCTGGCTGATCTGCCTGGTTACGGTTTCGCTGCAGCGCCTAAGGCCATCAAGGTGCAATGGGTCAATTTGATCGAGCGCTATTTCGGTCATCGTGATGAGTTGGCCGCAGTCGTGCTCATCGTGGATATCCGGCGTGGTCTGGGGGAGCTCGACCAGCAGCTGCTCAACTGGGTTACGCCGCGCTTTCTGCCGGTGCATGTGTTGCTGACCAAAGCCGACAAGCTCAGCCGCAATGCGGCAAAGCAAGCGCTATTTCAGATAGAGCGAGAGCTCAAAGCGCAAAACCCGCTGTATACCGCGCAGCTGTTCTCGGCCACCGCGAAACAGGGGGTGGATGAGGCGCGGGCGCGCATTTCAGACCTGCTGCGCGGCGAGGTTGCCGCTTCGTGACATTCAAAGTGGCGGTGACGGGCCAGCGGCGCCGCGAGATCCTGGCTTTGGCGTTGCCGATCATCGGCGGCATGACCTCGCAGAACATTCTCAATCTGGTCGATACAGCCATGGTCGGCCGGCTTGGTGCGGAAGCCTTGGCTGGCGTTGGCATGGTCAGCTTTCTGGCATTCCTGTCGGTGGCTGCGGTGACCGGGATGTCGTCGGCGGTTCAGGCCTTGGCAGCACGCAGGGTGGGTGCCGGGGATTCGCGTAACAGCGCGGTTTCGCTCAACGGCGGGCTGCTGGTTGCGCTGGTTTACGGGATTCCGGTGAGTATTCTGCTGTGGTTTGCGGCAGCGCCGATCGTTGCGGCCCTGCTCAGCGATGCCAACGCGGCCCGGGAGGGCGCGCAGTATTTCGAGATGCGGGTGCTGGCGATCATCTTCGTGGGCATGAACTTCGCGTTTCGCGGTTTCTGGAGTGCGGTCGGTCAGACCCGCCTGTACATGCGCACCCTGGTGATCATGCATGTCATCAACGTGTTCCTGAATTACGCGCTGATTTTCGGGCATTTCGGCTTTCCCGCGCTGGGCACTCAGGGCGCCGGGCTGGGCACAGCGATCAGCATGATGATCGGCACCGGCATCTACTTTTACCTGGCTTTGCGGCATGCCCGCAGCAGCGGCTTTCTCGAGCGCATGCCCTCGCGCGAGCAGATGGCCGGGTTGCTGCGTCTGGGCTTGCCGGCATCAATACAGCAGGTGCTATTTGCCGGTGGCTTCGCCGTGTTGTTCTGGATCATTGGCCAGGTTGGTGTGCGCGAGTTGGCGGTGGCCAATGTGCTGATCAACATCACCCTGGTGGCGATATTGCCGGGCATGGGTTTCGGTATGGCTGCGGCCACGCTGTCGGGTCAAGCGCTGGGGCGCGAGGACCCGGATGATGCCTACCGCTGGGCCTGGGATGTCAGCCGGGTCGGCAGCATTGTGTTCATCGGCCTGGGCCTGCTGATGCTGGTACCAACCCGTCACGTGCTGGCCCTGTTTCTGGCCGACCCCAGCCTGGTTGAGCTGGGCGTGTGGCCGCTGCGCTTGGTCGGCATCGGTATTCTTATCGATGGCATCGGGCTGATCCTGATGCAGGCCCTGCTGGGGGTTGGCGCCAGTGGTGTTGTGATGGTTGTCGGCGTCGGCATGCAGTGGCTGGTGTTCCTGCCACTGGCCTATCTGCTGGGACCGGTGCTGGGTCACGGCCTGCTCGACATCTGGCTGGCCATGAACGTGTATCGTGCCCTTCAGGCGGGCATCTTTGCATGGGTGTGGCAACGCCGCCGCTGGCAGCACATCCAGATCTGAGCGCGCCACCCAACTGTTCATAGGACGAACGTTACGGCAATGGAACTCCTGCTTAACCGACTGGCTGATCAGGTCGCGCAGTCTTACGATTTGGAAAGCCTGACCCGGCCTATGCTCGAGTTGCTTGAAACAGTGACCGGGCTGCAGTCGACCTATCTTACGACCATCGATGAGCATCGCGGGGTGCAGCACATTCTGTACGCGCGCAACAGCCACGCTTTGCAGATTCCGGAAGGTCTCTCGGTGCCATGGGGCGACACCTTGTGCAAACGCGCGCTGGACCAGGGGCAGCCTTATGCCAGCGACGTGGCCAGCCGTTGGGGCGATTCTGATGCGGCCCGCACGTTGGGTATAAAAACCTATGTGAGTCAGCCCGTTCACACGGCCGACGGCACCCTTTACGGAACACTGTGCGCAGCCAGTGGTGACTGTGTAAACGTGATGCCTGCAACACTCAATGTGCTGGCCCTTTTTGCTCGTTTGATTGCCCAGCAGATTGAGCGTGAGGCGCTGCTTGAGCGCCTGCGCCAAAGCAATCAGGAATTGAGCTCGCGCGCGACCACCGACACCCTGACCGGCGTGGCCAACCGGCGTGGTTTGTATGAAGCCTTAGGCCGGATGCTGGCGCATGCGCGCCGTGAGAGCGTGGTTGTTCAGTTGGCGTTCATTGACCTGGATGGTTTCAAGCCGATCAACGATCAGTTCGGCCATGCGGTTGGTGATCGTTTTCTCGTGCATATCGCCAGCCGTCTGCTCGCAAGCGTGCGCGCCAGTGATGTGGTGGGCCGCTATGGCGGCGATGAGTTTGTGGTGATCGCGATCGGTGATCAGCCCGAAGAACTGGCTCAGCGTCTGGAACAGGCCATTCAAGGCATATTCATGGACGGTGAGATCGTGCTCGATTACCCAGGCGCGAGTATCGGTGTGGTGAGCGCGTCGCCTGATGAAGGCGACGCAGAGGCGTTGATCCGTCGCGCTGATCAAGTCATGTATCAGATGAAGACGCGGCGCAAGGCAGCCCGCGCCTGAAGAATCAGACCGGTAGTGGCCCTGTGCGCATCAGGTTGCGATTGAGTGCATCGGCCAGCTGTATGCGCGCTCGCGCGATGATGTCGTCCATGGCTGGCGAGCGCGCGAACATGGCTTCGGCCTTGCTGCGCATTTCATCCAGGCTGGGCAGTTCCGGCAGATGCAGCTGGTCGAGTGACTCGCGGCCTTCAACCACCGCCTGATCGATGGCCAGCGACAGGCGCTGGCGGAATTCGTCCCAGGCTACGCGTCCACGGGCACTCTCTTCTTCCCAGCGCAGGCGCAGATCTTTGACCATGCTGTCGATGCAGAACGTCTGGGCCAGGCGGCCGGCGATACGTTCCTGGATTTCCGGTGAAATCTTGCGCTGCCCATCGCGCACATGCGCCGGCGGTTCCTTGAGGTCATGCACCAGGCCCAGCACCTGCAGGCCTTTGAGCAGGTAGTAGGTGATGTCGACTTCCCACCAGTAAAAGCCCTGGCGCACAGAGGCCATGTAGTAATGGTGGTTGTTGTGCCAGCCTTCGCCCAGGGTGAGCAGGGCCAGCCACCAGTTGTTGCGTGAGTCGTCCCCGGTCAGGTAACGCTGCTTGCCGTAGACGTGAGCCAGCGAGTTGATGGCGAAAGTGGCATGCCACAGCAGCACCGTTGAGAGGCAGAAGCCGATGACCAGACCGGACCAGCCGGCGACCATCCAGATGGCCACGCCAAACAGCGCACCGGGCAACCAGTGGTATTTGTCGAGCCAGACCAGTTCCGGGTAGCGGGTCAGATCAGGCACGTTGCTGTAGTCGCTGTGCTGAGCCTTTTGGTTGAAGATCCAGCCCAGATGGGCAAACCAGAAACCGTACTCGCGCGGCGAATGCACATCCTTGGGGGTGTCTACGAACTTGTGGTGATCACGGTGCTTGGAGGCCCACCAGATCAGCCCGCTTTGCAGTGAGCTCTGCGCGATGAAGCCGAGAATGAACTGGAACACACGGCTGGTTTTGTATGCCCGGTGGGCAAAGTAGCGGTGATATCCGGCCGTGATGCCGAACATGCGCAACCAGAAAAAGCCCAGGCAGATCGCGATATCGACAGGATTAACGCCCGTCAGAAACACTGCGAAACAGGCCACATGCATGGCAATGAACAGCGAGAACATGGGCAGGCTGGAAGGGTCAACGGAGCGTTTAAGGCGTTCAGTCATTGGATTCCGCGGTGGTCACAGGTTTTGGCGCGCAGCCGAAGCGATGATTATACGATTGTATATTTGAAGCTTCCGTGAAGCCTCGCGCAATCGCGCATAATCACCCGGATCATGACACACGAAGACCACATCAAAGCCTTTCTGGCGCGCGACTTTCCGCAGTTCAACGGTGAAGTGCTCAATGCCGGCCCGAGCCTGTCGCGCATCCGTATCGACATCGGTGATGCTCACCTGCGCCCCGGTGGGACGGTGTCCGGACCCACCCTGATGGCCGCTGCCGACGCGGCGCTGTATGTCGCGGTGCTAGCTGCCGTGGGCATTATCCCGCTGGCTGTCACCACCAATCTGAACATCAACTTCCTGCGCAAGCCGGCTGCCGATTGTGCGGTCATCGCCGAGGCGCGTCCGCTCAAGGTTGGCAAGAGCCTGTTTTACGGCGAGGTCTCGCTGTATTCCGAGGGTTTCGAGCAGCCGGTGGCCCATGCCACCGGAACGTACTCGATTCCGCCGCGGTCGGATACCGGCAGCTAGCCGTGTTCGCGGGTCGCCTCGAACCGCACGTCGGGATGGCGATCGATGGCCATATCCAGATTGACCCGGCTGCTTGAGAGGTAGACCAGCGCGCCGGAGTGGTCTTCGGCGAGCTTTTCCTGCTGCTTGTCCTTGAACTGACGCAAGGCTTTGTCGTCCTTGGCATAGCACCAGCGGGCGGTGTGGATCTGCGCATTCTCGAACACGCAATCAACCCGATATTCATCCTTCAGGCGGTTCTGCACCACGTCGAACTGCAGCACACCCACGGCGCCCAGGATCACATCGTTGCCCATCAGCGGCCGAAACACCTGGGTGGCGCCCTCCTCGCACAGCTGATCCAGACCCTTGTTCAAAGCTTTGGCCTTGAGCGGGTCCTTGAGCACCACACGACGGAACAGTTCCGGGGCAAAGTTGGGTACCCCGGAGAAGCGCAGGTTCTCGCCTTCGGAGAAGCTGTCACCGATGGCGATGGTGCCGTGGTTGTGCAGACCGATGATGTCACCGGGGTAGGCGGTTTCCGCGGCATCGCGTTCGGAGGCGAGGAAGGTCACGGCATCGGAAATGCGCACCGATTTGCCCTGCCGCACGCTGTACAGCTGCATGCCCTTCTTGTACTGCCCGGAGCACACCCGCATGAAGGCGATGCGGTCACGGTGATTCGGATCCATATTGGCCTGGATCTTAAAGACAAAGCCGGTCAGCTTGGGGTCATCGCAGGGCACTGGGCGGGTGTCGGCTTCGCGCGGCTGCGGCTCCGGCGCCCATTCCACAAAGCCATTGAGCAGTTCGCGAACGCCGAAATTGCTGATCGCGGAGCCGAAGAACACCGGGGTCAGGCGGCCGGCGCGGTATTCCTCCAGATCAAACGGGGTGCCGGCTTCCTTGATCAGTTCAACTTCATCCATGAAGGTGGCGTAGGGTTCGCCCAGCTTGGCTTCGATGCCATCGGCGTGCAGCCCCTCAACCGTTTCGATCTCGGAAATCTTGTCGCCCTTGCCGCTGTACAGGTAATAGCGATCTTCAAGCAGGTGGTAGACGCCCTTGAAGGCGCGCCCGATGCCGATCGGCCAGGTGATGGGCGCGCAGCGGATGTTGAGCACCTCCTCGATTTCATCGAGCAGGGCCATCGGTTCCTGACCTTCGCGGTCGAGCTTGTTGACGAAGCTGACAATCGGCGTGGTGCGCAGGCGACACACTTCCATCAGCTTGATGGTGCGGGTTTCCACGCCCTTGGCGGCGTCGATCACCATCAGCGCGGAGTCCACTGCGGTCAGCGTGCGGTAGGTGTCCTCGGAGAAGTCCTCGTGGCCCGGGGTGTCGAGCAGGTTGACGATGCGCTCCTTGTAGGGGAACTGCATCACCGAGGTGGTGACCGAAATCCCGCGCTCCTGCTCCATCTTCATCCAGTCCGAGGTGGCGTGGCGGGCCGCTTTGCGCCCTTTCACCGTGCCGGCAAGCTGGATGGCACCGCCGAACAGCAAGAGCTTTTCGGTCAGGGTGGTTTTCCCCGCATCGGGGTGGGAAATGATGGCGAAGGTGCGACGTTTGGCCGCTTCTTGCGCGATGTTGGCCGGCATGAGTCTAGGCAACGAGGAAAACCGCCCATTCTACGTGAGTTGGTGCGGCGCCGAACGAGCCGGGCATTCGGCGCTACAACGCACGCCAGGCTTGTATCAGCAAAACGCTGCCGATGCCGAGCAGCAGCGCGGCACCCAGCCGATTCATCGTGCGCTGGAACCCGCGGCTTTCGATCAAGCCACTGGCGCGCCCCGCCAGCCACGCATAGCTCAGCTTGACGCTGCAAATGGCCAGGGTGGCGGCGAGCAAGATCAGCAACACATCGCGGCTGCCCAGCTGCGACAGGTCGGTGAATGCGGGCAGCAGAGCCATATAGAAGAGCACCGCTTTTGGGTCGGCCAGGGTCATCAGAAACCCGCTCAGGATGCTGGACGCGCCGCGGGCGGGTGTTCTGTCCGTGGTCGCCGGGTGCGCCGTGGGCTCGGCGCGCAAGCTGACCAGACCGAGCCCGACCAGAAACAGGCCGCCGAGCAGCTTGAGCCAGGTGGTCAGGCCCTGAATCCACCCGTCCAGGGCCGCGACTGAGGTGATCGCGACCATAATCAATAGCGCATCGGCGATGACGATCCCCGCGACCATCCACACGGCCTGTCGAAAGCCGGCCGATACCGCGCGTGCCACAACCGCGAGGTCGCTGGGGCCTGGGACCACCGCAAGCACAAACAATGCGCTGAACAATGCGATGGTGGTGTCCGCGTTCATGTGCGCTCAGTCGGTCAAAGGAGCTGGCTCAACACCGCATGGCTTGCGCCAGTGCGGATTACAGCTTCAGCACCATGTGGATGTCATCGACGCAAACCCGGCCAAAGCGAAACTGATCGGGGGTGGTGCCGATGGTCTGGAAT
Proteins encoded in this window:
- a CDS encoding c-type cytochrome; the encoded protein is MTRVSLVTALILGLGCTTAMAAESSHAAQGGDAAAGKTKSAVCAACHGADGNSTNGEWPKLAGQHASYLENQLHAYKSGERKNPIMMGQVMSLSDQDMKDLAAYFAAQPLKPGVANPDLAKQAEALYRGGRAEAGIPACSACHGPQGAGNAAAGYPAIHGQHAQYTAAQLKAYRSGERAGTDMAKMMSQVATELSDADIEALASYLSGLH
- the yihA gene encoding ribosome biogenesis GTP-binding protein YihA/YsxC yields the protein MSEAARNAELARLWRSAAFVLSAARLPDLPRGGREVAFAGRSNAGKSSALNALTGQNSLARTSKTPGRTQLINLFTLGEVGHLADLPGYGFAAAPKAIKVQWVNLIERYFGHRDELAAVVLIVDIRRGLGELDQQLLNWVTPRFLPVHVLLTKADKLSRNAAKQALFQIERELKAQNPLYTAQLFSATAKQGVDEARARISDLLRGEVAAS
- a CDS encoding MATE family efflux transporter, producing the protein MTFKVAVTGQRRREILALALPIIGGMTSQNILNLVDTAMVGRLGAEALAGVGMVSFLAFLSVAAVTGMSSAVQALAARRVGAGDSRNSAVSLNGGLLVALVYGIPVSILLWFAAAPIVAALLSDANAAREGAQYFEMRVLAIIFVGMNFAFRGFWSAVGQTRLYMRTLVIMHVINVFLNYALIFGHFGFPALGTQGAGLGTAISMMIGTGIYFYLALRHARSSGFLERMPSREQMAGLLRLGLPASIQQVLFAGGFAVLFWIIGQVGVRELAVANVLINITLVAILPGMGFGMAAATLSGQALGREDPDDAYRWAWDVSRVGSIVFIGLGLLMLVPTRHVLALFLADPSLVELGVWPLRLVGIGILIDGIGLILMQALLGVGASGVVMVVGVGMQWLVFLPLAYLLGPVLGHGLLDIWLAMNVYRALQAGIFAWVWQRRRWQHIQI
- a CDS encoding sensor domain-containing diguanylate cyclase, whose product is MELLLNRLADQVAQSYDLESLTRPMLELLETVTGLQSTYLTTIDEHRGVQHILYARNSHALQIPEGLSVPWGDTLCKRALDQGQPYASDVASRWGDSDAARTLGIKTYVSQPVHTADGTLYGTLCAASGDCVNVMPATLNVLALFARLIAQQIEREALLERLRQSNQELSSRATTDTLTGVANRRGLYEALGRMLAHARRESVVVQLAFIDLDGFKPINDQFGHAVGDRFLVHIASRLLASVRASDVVGRYGGDEFVVIAIGDQPEELAQRLEQAIQGIFMDGEIVLDYPGASIGVVSASPDEGDAEALIRRADQVMYQMKTRRKAARA
- a CDS encoding acyl-CoA desaturase, whose protein sequence is MTERLKRSVDPSSLPMFSLFIAMHVACFAVFLTGVNPVDIAICLGFFWLRMFGITAGYHRYFAHRAYKTSRVFQFILGFIAQSSLQSGLIWWASKHRDHHKFVDTPKDVHSPREYGFWFAHLGWIFNQKAQHSDYSNVPDLTRYPELVWLDKYHWLPGALFGVAIWMVAGWSGLVIGFCLSTVLLWHATFAINSLAHVYGKQRYLTGDDSRNNWWLALLTLGEGWHNNHHYYMASVRQGFYWWEVDITYYLLKGLQVLGLVHDLKEPPAHVRDGQRKISPEIQERIAGRLAQTFCIDSMVKDLRLRWEEESARGRVAWDEFRQRLSLAIDQAVVEGRESLDQLHLPELPSLDEMRSKAEAMFARSPAMDDIIARARIQLADALNRNLMRTGPLPV
- a CDS encoding PaaI family thioesterase codes for the protein MTHEDHIKAFLARDFPQFNGEVLNAGPSLSRIRIDIGDAHLRPGGTVSGPTLMAAADAALYVAVLAAVGIIPLAVTTNLNINFLRKPAADCAVIAEARPLKVGKSLFYGEVSLYSEGFEQPVAHATGTYSIPPRSDTGS
- a CDS encoding peptide chain release factor 3 translates to MPANIAQEAAKRRTFAIISHPDAGKTTLTEKLLLFGGAIQLAGTVKGRKAARHATSDWMKMEQERGISVTTSVMQFPYKERIVNLLDTPGHEDFSEDTYRTLTAVDSALMVIDAAKGVETRTIKLMEVCRLRTTPIVSFVNKLDREGQEPMALLDEIEEVLNIRCAPITWPIGIGRAFKGVYHLLEDRYYLYSGKGDKISEIETVEGLHADGIEAKLGEPYATFMDEVELIKEAGTPFDLEEYRAGRLTPVFFGSAISNFGVRELLNGFVEWAPEPQPREADTRPVPCDDPKLTGFVFKIQANMDPNHRDRIAFMRVCSGQYKKGMQLYSVRQGKSVRISDAVTFLASERDAAETAYPGDIIGLHNHGTIAIGDSFSEGENLRFSGVPNFAPELFRRVVLKDPLKAKALNKGLDQLCEEGATQVFRPLMGNDVILGAVGVLQFDVVQNRLKDEYRVDCVFENAQIHTARWCYAKDDKALRQFKDKQQEKLAEDHSGALVYLSSSRVNLDMAIDRHPDVRFEATREHG
- a CDS encoding LysE family translocator, whose translation is MNADTTIALFSALFVLAVVPGPSDLAVVARAVSAGFRQAVWMVAGIVIADALLIMVAITSVAALDGWIQGLTTWLKLLGGLFLVGLGLVSLRAEPTAHPATTDRTPARGASSILSGFLMTLADPKAVLFYMALLPAFTDLSQLGSRDVLLILLAATLAICSVKLSYAWLAGRASGLIESRGFQRTMNRLGAALLLGIGSVLLIQAWRAL